The Vicinamibacteria bacterium genomic sequence CGTCGTCGACCAGCTCGATGTCGACCCGACCCAGGGGCGAGCTTGCCGCCAGGCGCACCGGTGCCGAGAAGCTCTCCCCGAAGTCGCTCGAAAAAACCACCTGGACCCGTGGCTCGTCCTCGGCCGCAGAGAACCAGGCGATCGCGAGCCGCCGTCCGCTCGCGGTGACCTGAGGTCCATTCACGGGGCAACCGTCGATCTTCCATCCATCAGGGTTGAGCGTCTTCGGTTCCGTCCAGGTTCCATCGACGCGGCGCACGTAGGCAATATCCCGGATCTCCTCGGCCGACCGGTCGCGGTAGGCGACGAACCACCCCTCGTCGGTGACCGCCATCGCCGTCTGACAGCACTCGCAAACCCGATCGTCGAGCAGCTGCTCGTCACCGAGCTCGTTTCCGACGAGGCTCGTGGCGTAGAGCGACATCTCGTCCCCCTTGCGCCCGTCGAGCCAGACCGCCGCGAGGCCATCCCGGCCGTGGGAAGCGAGCGAGGCGAAGCCGTGCTCGGTCAGAGTCCGATCGCGATGCAGCTTTCTGGACCGGTCCCAGTTTCTCCCCCGGTCTCGAGAAAGCGAGAATCGGACGTCGTACTCGTACGTTCCTTCGCCCGCCTTCTCGAGCCAATGGACGGCGACGCGTCCGTCCTCGAGCGGAAGCACCGAAGGGAAATCGGCCCAGTTGGCGAAGAAATTCTTCGCGGTGCGGACCGTCGTCGGTTCGGAAAAACGCTCACCGTCCCATCGAGCGAGCCGCAGGCTATGTCCCTCCCCCGTTCGCTCGAGCCAGCTGAGGTACATCTCGCTCGCCGAAGCCCCGAGGTAGGGGGTCATGCTGGTCGCGGCCGCGGGCGAGGCGAGGATCTCCACGCGAGCGTCGGAGCCGGGAAGAACCTTCGCGTAGAGACCTATAATAAGGAGCCAACGCATGACTCTCGGAC encodes the following:
- a CDS encoding exo-alpha-sialidase; translated protein: MSSPRVMRWLLIIGLYAKVLPGSDARVEILASPAAATSMTPYLGASASEMYLSWLERTGEGHSLRLARWDGERFSEPTTVRTAKNFFANWADFPSVLPLEDGRVAVHWLEKAGEGTYEYDVRFSLSRDRGRNWDRSRKLHRDRTLTEHGFASLASHGRDGLAAVWLDGRKGDEMSLYATSLVGNELGDEQLLDDRVCECCQTAMAVTDEGWFVAYRDRSAEEIRDIAYVRRVDGTWTEPKTLNPDGWKIDGCPVNGPQVTASGRRLAIAWFSAAEDEPRVQVVFSSDFGESFSAPVRLAASSPLGRVDIELVDD